Proteins co-encoded in one Marmota flaviventris isolate mMarFla1 chromosome 9, mMarFla1.hap1, whole genome shotgun sequence genomic window:
- the Vwce gene encoding von Willebrand factor C and EGF domain-containing protein isoform X3, protein MWAGLLLRAACAALLLPETPARGYTGRKPPGHFAPERRRLGPHVCLSGFGSGCCPGWAPSMGSGHCTLPLCSFGCGSGVCIAPNVCSCQDGEQGATCPEAHGPCGEYGCDLTCNHGGCQEVARVCPLGFSMTETAVGIRCTDINECLSSSCEGHCVNTEGGFVCECGPGMQLAADRHSCQDTDECLGTPCQQRCRNSIGSYKCSCRTGFHLHGNRHSCVDVNECRRPQERRVCHHSCHNTVGSFLCSCRPGFRLRADRVSCEALPKAMQAPSAILQPRQHPNKMPLLLPESGRPALSPGHSPPPGAPGPPAGTRTTHPPSPTSPPPSFFPSAPTRLLSTLMATSGPSAALLRTPRPPSFLQGEVVGTPSSPRGPGSPRLAARPSPCWHLGAVHESGSHWTEPRCSQCWCEDGQVTCGEVRCEAACSHPIPPRDGGCCPLCTGCFYRGSVRAEGDVFSPPNENCTVCVCLAGNVSCISPECPPGPCETLPQSDCCTCVPVRCYFRGRWYADGAVFSGGGDDCTTCVCQKGEVECSFTPCPELDCPREDRWLGPGQCCFTCREPTPTTGCSLDDNGAEFPIGQIWSPGDPCELCICQADGSVSCRTTDCVDSCPHPIRIPGQCCPDCSAGCTYMGRIFYNNETFPSALDPCLSCICLLGSVACSPVDCPIACTYPFHPDGECCPVCRDCNYEGRKVVNGQVFTLDDEPCTRCTCQLGEVSCEKVPCQQACTDSSLPPGDCCSSCPDSVFPLGESQGLTPHGDVVLGKAARSSRGDTQVPINCSSCLAPPRPALHLFQLLRRTNLSNVQTSPTGPSKAQASPSPSLRPGEPRASSSPGLSPGPSAPSEPSTLPPASSGAHRPLRVTPERSFSASGAQTASRWPLPATLLTEASAPSTMSPGPSETSTTSLRPQRLSAALVATTHSGSQQPTEGTSREEESTV, encoded by the exons ATGTGGGCCGGACTGCTCCTCCGGGCCGCCTGCGCCGCGCTCCTGTTGCCGGAGACCCCGGCCCGAGGCTACACGGGGAGGAAGCCGCCCGGGCACTTCGCGCCGGAGAG ACGCCGGTTGGGCCCCCACGTCTGCCTCTCTGGCTTTGGGAGTGGCTGCTGCCCTGGCTGGGCACCCTCCATGGGCAGTGGGCACTGCACCTTGC CTCTCTGCTCCTTCGGCTGTGGGAGTGGAGTCTGCATCGCTCCCAATGTGTGTTCCTGCCAGGACGGAGAGCAAGGAGCCACTTGCCCAG AAGCCCATGGCCCCTGCGGGGAGTATGGCTGTGACCTTACCTGTAACCATGGTGGCTGTCAGGAGGTGGCCCGAGTGTGCCCCTTAGGTTTCTCCATGACAGAGACAGCTGTTGGCATCAGGTGTACAG ATATCAATGAATGCCTCAGCTCCTCTTGCGAGGGCCACTGCGTGAACACCGAGGGCGGGTTCGTGTGCGAGTGCGGGCCGGGCATGCAGCTGGCCGCAGACCGTCACAGCTGCCAGG ACACCGACGAATGCCTGGGCACCCCCTGTCAGCAGAGGTGTAGGAACAGCATCGGCAGCTACAAGTGTTCCTGCCGCACTGGCTTCCATCTCCATGGCAACCGGCACTCGTGCGTAG ATGTGAACGAGTGCCGGAGGCCGCAGGAGAGGAGAGTCTGTCACCACTCGTGCCACAACACTGTGGGCAGCTTCCTGTGCTCCTGCCGCCCTGGTTTTAGGCTTCGAGCCGACCGTGTGTCCTGTGAAG CTCTGCCGAAAGCCATGCAGGCCCCGTCTGCCATCCTGCAGCCCCGGCAGCACCCCAACAAGATGCCTCTGCTGCTGCCCGAGTCGGGAAggccagccctgtccccaggacACAGCCCTCCTCCGGGggccccagggcctcctgcaggaACCAGGACGACCCACCCGCCATCTCCCACCTCGCCACCACCCTCGTTCTTCCCTTCTGCTCCTACCCGGCTGCTGTCCACCCTGATGGCCACCTCAGGGCCTAGTGCTGCCCTGCTGAGGACCCCCaggcctccctccttcctccagggGGAGGTGGTAGGGACCCCTTCCTCACCAAGGGGCCCTGGGAGCCCGAGGCTGGCAGCCAGGCCCTCTCCCTGCTGGCACCTGGGAGCCGTGCATGAGTCGGGGAGCCACTGGACAGAGCCCAGGTGTTCCCAGTGCTGGTGTGAG GATGGACAGGTGACCTGCGGAGAGGTGAGATGTGAAGCTGCTTGCTCCCACCCGATTCCCCCCAGAGATGGGGGGTGCTGCCCCTTGTGCACAG GCTGCTTTTACAGGGGCTCCGTCAGAGCGGAAGGCGACGTGTTTTCACCTCCCAACGAGAACTGCACGGTCTGTGTCTGTCTG GCTGGAAACGTGTCCTGCATCTCCCCTGAGTGTCCTCCTGGCCCCTGTGAGACCCTCCCACAGTCAGATTGCTGTACTTGTGTCCCAG TGAGGTGCTATTTCCGCGGCCGTTGGTACGCAGACGGGGCAGTGTTCAGTGGGGGTGGTGACGACTGCACCACCTGTGTCTGCCAG AAGGGGGAGGTGGAGTGTTCCTTCACACCATGTCCAGAGCTGGACTGCCCCCGAGAGGACCGGTGGCTGGGTCCTGGGCAGTGCTGCTTCACCTGCCGGGAGCCCACGCCCACCACAG GCTGCTCTCTGGACGACAACGGGGCTGAGTTTCCGATTGGACAGATCTGGTCACCTGGTGATCCCTGTGAGTTATGCATCTGCCAG GCAGATGGCTCGGTGAGCTGCCGGACGACAGACTGCGTGGACTCCTGCCCTCACCCCATCCGCATCCCCGGACAGTGCTGCCCAGACTGTTCTGCAG GCTGCACCTACATGGGCAGAATCTTCTACAACAACGAGACCTTCCCGTCGGCGCTGGACCCGTGTCTGAGCTGCATCTGCCTG CTGggctcggtggcctgttcgccagTGGACTGCCCTATCGCCTGCACCTACCCTTTCCACCCCGACGGCGAGTGCTGCCCGGTGTGCCGTG ACTGCAACTACGAGGGAAGGAAGGTGGTGAACGGCCAGGTGTTCACCTTGGACGATGAGCCCTGTACCCGCTGCACGTGCCAG CTGGGCGAGGTGAGCTGTGAGAAGGTCCCTTGCCAGCAGGCCTGCACCGACTCTTCCCTACCCCCGGGGGACTGCTGCTCCTCCTGCCCAG ATTCCGTTTTTCCTCTGGGAGAATCGCAGGGGCTCACCCCTCATGGCGACGTGGTACTGGGCAAAGCCGCTCGGAGTTCCCGCGGAGAcacccaggtgcccatcaactgCAGCTCCTGCCTGGCGCCCCCAAGGCCAGCGCTCCACCTCTTCCAGCTCCTCCGAAGAACGAACTTGTCCAACGTGCAGACTTCACCCACAGGCCCCTCAAAAGCCCAGGCCTCGCCCTCACCCTCTCTGAGGCCAGGGGAGCCCAGAGCCTCCTCGTCCCCTGGGCTCTCCCCAGGGCCTTCCGCCCCTTCAGAGCCCTCCACTCTACCTCCAGCCTCTTCAGGGGCTCATCGGCCACTTCGTGTTACTCCCGAGCGCTCCTTCTCAGCCTCTGGGGCCCAGACAGCGTCCAGGTGGCCTCTGCCTGCCACCCTCTTGACTGAAGCTTCAGCACCT
- the Vwce gene encoding von Willebrand factor C and EGF domain-containing protein isoform X2 — protein sequence MWAGLLLRAACAALLLPETPARGYTGRKPPGHFAPERRRLGPHVCLSGFGSGCCPGWAPSMGSGHCTLPLCSFGCGSGVCIAPNVCSCQDGEQGATCPEAHGPCGEYGCDLTCNHGGCQEVARVCPLGFSMTETAVGIRCTDINECLSSSCEGHCVNTEGGFVCECGPGMQLAADRHSCQDTDECLGTPCQQRCRNSIGSYKCSCRTGFHLHGNRHSCVDVNECRRPQERRVCHHSCHNTVGSFLCSCRPGFRLRADRVSCEALPKAMQAPSAILQPRQHPNKMPLLLPESGRPALSPGHSPPPGAPGPPAGTRTTHPPSPTSPPPSFFPSAPTRLLSTLMATSGPSAALLRTPRPPSFLQGEVVGTPSSPRGPGSPRLAARPSPCWHLGAVHESGSHWTEPRCSQCWCEDGQVTCGEVRCEAACSHPIPPRDGGCCPLCTGCFYRGSVRAEGDVFSPPNENCTVCVCLAGNVSCISPECPPGPCETLPQSDCCTCVPVRCYFRGRWYADGAVFSGGGDDCTTCVCQPPGAQRGAPSLAMPWALFQKGEVECSFTPCPELDCPREDRWLGPGQCCFTCREPTPTTGCSLDDNGAEFPIGQIWSPGDPYGSVSCRTTDCVDSCPHPIRIPGQCCPDCSAGCTYMGRIFYNNETFPSALDPCLSCICLLGSVACSPVDCPIACTYPFHPDGECCPVCRDCNYEGRKVVNGQVFTLDDEPCTRCTCQLGEVSCEKVPCQQACTDSSLPPGDCCSSCPDSVFPLGESQGLTPHGDVVLGKAARSSRGDTQVPINCSSCLAPPRPALHLFQLLRRTNLSNVQTSPTGPSKAQASPSPSLRPGEPRASSSPGLSPGPSAPSEPSTLPPASSGAHRPLRVTPERSFSASGAQTASRWPLPATLLTEASAPSTMSPGPSETSTTSLRPQRLSAALVATTHSGSQQPTEGTSREEESTV from the exons ATGTGGGCCGGACTGCTCCTCCGGGCCGCCTGCGCCGCGCTCCTGTTGCCGGAGACCCCGGCCCGAGGCTACACGGGGAGGAAGCCGCCCGGGCACTTCGCGCCGGAGAG ACGCCGGTTGGGCCCCCACGTCTGCCTCTCTGGCTTTGGGAGTGGCTGCTGCCCTGGCTGGGCACCCTCCATGGGCAGTGGGCACTGCACCTTGC CTCTCTGCTCCTTCGGCTGTGGGAGTGGAGTCTGCATCGCTCCCAATGTGTGTTCCTGCCAGGACGGAGAGCAAGGAGCCACTTGCCCAG AAGCCCATGGCCCCTGCGGGGAGTATGGCTGTGACCTTACCTGTAACCATGGTGGCTGTCAGGAGGTGGCCCGAGTGTGCCCCTTAGGTTTCTCCATGACAGAGACAGCTGTTGGCATCAGGTGTACAG ATATCAATGAATGCCTCAGCTCCTCTTGCGAGGGCCACTGCGTGAACACCGAGGGCGGGTTCGTGTGCGAGTGCGGGCCGGGCATGCAGCTGGCCGCAGACCGTCACAGCTGCCAGG ACACCGACGAATGCCTGGGCACCCCCTGTCAGCAGAGGTGTAGGAACAGCATCGGCAGCTACAAGTGTTCCTGCCGCACTGGCTTCCATCTCCATGGCAACCGGCACTCGTGCGTAG ATGTGAACGAGTGCCGGAGGCCGCAGGAGAGGAGAGTCTGTCACCACTCGTGCCACAACACTGTGGGCAGCTTCCTGTGCTCCTGCCGCCCTGGTTTTAGGCTTCGAGCCGACCGTGTGTCCTGTGAAG CTCTGCCGAAAGCCATGCAGGCCCCGTCTGCCATCCTGCAGCCCCGGCAGCACCCCAACAAGATGCCTCTGCTGCTGCCCGAGTCGGGAAggccagccctgtccccaggacACAGCCCTCCTCCGGGggccccagggcctcctgcaggaACCAGGACGACCCACCCGCCATCTCCCACCTCGCCACCACCCTCGTTCTTCCCTTCTGCTCCTACCCGGCTGCTGTCCACCCTGATGGCCACCTCAGGGCCTAGTGCTGCCCTGCTGAGGACCCCCaggcctccctccttcctccagggGGAGGTGGTAGGGACCCCTTCCTCACCAAGGGGCCCTGGGAGCCCGAGGCTGGCAGCCAGGCCCTCTCCCTGCTGGCACCTGGGAGCCGTGCATGAGTCGGGGAGCCACTGGACAGAGCCCAGGTGTTCCCAGTGCTGGTGTGAG GATGGACAGGTGACCTGCGGAGAGGTGAGATGTGAAGCTGCTTGCTCCCACCCGATTCCCCCCAGAGATGGGGGGTGCTGCCCCTTGTGCACAG GCTGCTTTTACAGGGGCTCCGTCAGAGCGGAAGGCGACGTGTTTTCACCTCCCAACGAGAACTGCACGGTCTGTGTCTGTCTG GCTGGAAACGTGTCCTGCATCTCCCCTGAGTGTCCTCCTGGCCCCTGTGAGACCCTCCCACAGTCAGATTGCTGTACTTGTGTCCCAG TGAGGTGCTATTTCCGCGGCCGTTGGTACGCAGACGGGGCAGTGTTCAGTGGGGGTGGTGACGACTGCACCACCTGTGTCTGCCAG cctccaggggcGCAGCGGGGAGCTCCCTCACTGGCCATGCCCTGGGCTCTCTTCCAGAAGGGGGAGGTGGAGTGTTCCTTCACACCATGTCCAGAGCTGGACTGCCCCCGAGAGGACCGGTGGCTGGGTCCTGGGCAGTGCTGCTTCACCTGCCGGGAGCCCACGCCCACCACAG GCTGCTCTCTGGACGACAACGGGGCTGAGTTTCCGATTGGACAGATCTGGTCACCTGGTGATCCCT ATGGCTCGGTGAGCTGCCGGACGACAGACTGCGTGGACTCCTGCCCTCACCCCATCCGCATCCCCGGACAGTGCTGCCCAGACTGTTCTGCAG GCTGCACCTACATGGGCAGAATCTTCTACAACAACGAGACCTTCCCGTCGGCGCTGGACCCGTGTCTGAGCTGCATCTGCCTG CTGggctcggtggcctgttcgccagTGGACTGCCCTATCGCCTGCACCTACCCTTTCCACCCCGACGGCGAGTGCTGCCCGGTGTGCCGTG ACTGCAACTACGAGGGAAGGAAGGTGGTGAACGGCCAGGTGTTCACCTTGGACGATGAGCCCTGTACCCGCTGCACGTGCCAG CTGGGCGAGGTGAGCTGTGAGAAGGTCCCTTGCCAGCAGGCCTGCACCGACTCTTCCCTACCCCCGGGGGACTGCTGCTCCTCCTGCCCAG ATTCCGTTTTTCCTCTGGGAGAATCGCAGGGGCTCACCCCTCATGGCGACGTGGTACTGGGCAAAGCCGCTCGGAGTTCCCGCGGAGAcacccaggtgcccatcaactgCAGCTCCTGCCTGGCGCCCCCAAGGCCAGCGCTCCACCTCTTCCAGCTCCTCCGAAGAACGAACTTGTCCAACGTGCAGACTTCACCCACAGGCCCCTCAAAAGCCCAGGCCTCGCCCTCACCCTCTCTGAGGCCAGGGGAGCCCAGAGCCTCCTCGTCCCCTGGGCTCTCCCCAGGGCCTTCCGCCCCTTCAGAGCCCTCCACTCTACCTCCAGCCTCTTCAGGGGCTCATCGGCCACTTCGTGTTACTCCCGAGCGCTCCTTCTCAGCCTCTGGGGCCCAGACAGCGTCCAGGTGGCCTCTGCCTGCCACCCTCTTGACTGAAGCTTCAGCACCT
- the Vwce gene encoding von Willebrand factor C and EGF domain-containing protein isoform X1, translated as MWAGLLLRAACAALLLPETPARGYTGRKPPGHFAPERRRLGPHVCLSGFGSGCCPGWAPSMGSGHCTLPLCSFGCGSGVCIAPNVCSCQDGEQGATCPEAHGPCGEYGCDLTCNHGGCQEVARVCPLGFSMTETAVGIRCTDINECLSSSCEGHCVNTEGGFVCECGPGMQLAADRHSCQDTDECLGTPCQQRCRNSIGSYKCSCRTGFHLHGNRHSCVDVNECRRPQERRVCHHSCHNTVGSFLCSCRPGFRLRADRVSCEALPKAMQAPSAILQPRQHPNKMPLLLPESGRPALSPGHSPPPGAPGPPAGTRTTHPPSPTSPPPSFFPSAPTRLLSTLMATSGPSAALLRTPRPPSFLQGEVVGTPSSPRGPGSPRLAARPSPCWHLGAVHESGSHWTEPRCSQCWCEDGQVTCGEVRCEAACSHPIPPRDGGCCPLCTGCFYRGSVRAEGDVFSPPNENCTVCVCLAGNVSCISPECPPGPCETLPQSDCCTCVPVRCYFRGRWYADGAVFSGGGDDCTTCVCQPPGAQRGAPSLAMPWALFQKGEVECSFTPCPELDCPREDRWLGPGQCCFTCREPTPTTGCSLDDNGAEFPIGQIWSPGDPCELCICQADGSVSCRTTDCVDSCPHPIRIPGQCCPDCSAGCTYMGRIFYNNETFPSALDPCLSCICLLGSVACSPVDCPIACTYPFHPDGECCPVCRDCNYEGRKVVNGQVFTLDDEPCTRCTCQLGEVSCEKVPCQQACTDSSLPPGDCCSSCPDSVFPLGESQGLTPHGDVVLGKAARSSRGDTQVPINCSSCLAPPRPALHLFQLLRRTNLSNVQTSPTGPSKAQASPSPSLRPGEPRASSSPGLSPGPSAPSEPSTLPPASSGAHRPLRVTPERSFSASGAQTASRWPLPATLLTEASAPSTMSPGPSETSTTSLRPQRLSAALVATTHSGSQQPTEGTSREEESTV; from the exons ATGTGGGCCGGACTGCTCCTCCGGGCCGCCTGCGCCGCGCTCCTGTTGCCGGAGACCCCGGCCCGAGGCTACACGGGGAGGAAGCCGCCCGGGCACTTCGCGCCGGAGAG ACGCCGGTTGGGCCCCCACGTCTGCCTCTCTGGCTTTGGGAGTGGCTGCTGCCCTGGCTGGGCACCCTCCATGGGCAGTGGGCACTGCACCTTGC CTCTCTGCTCCTTCGGCTGTGGGAGTGGAGTCTGCATCGCTCCCAATGTGTGTTCCTGCCAGGACGGAGAGCAAGGAGCCACTTGCCCAG AAGCCCATGGCCCCTGCGGGGAGTATGGCTGTGACCTTACCTGTAACCATGGTGGCTGTCAGGAGGTGGCCCGAGTGTGCCCCTTAGGTTTCTCCATGACAGAGACAGCTGTTGGCATCAGGTGTACAG ATATCAATGAATGCCTCAGCTCCTCTTGCGAGGGCCACTGCGTGAACACCGAGGGCGGGTTCGTGTGCGAGTGCGGGCCGGGCATGCAGCTGGCCGCAGACCGTCACAGCTGCCAGG ACACCGACGAATGCCTGGGCACCCCCTGTCAGCAGAGGTGTAGGAACAGCATCGGCAGCTACAAGTGTTCCTGCCGCACTGGCTTCCATCTCCATGGCAACCGGCACTCGTGCGTAG ATGTGAACGAGTGCCGGAGGCCGCAGGAGAGGAGAGTCTGTCACCACTCGTGCCACAACACTGTGGGCAGCTTCCTGTGCTCCTGCCGCCCTGGTTTTAGGCTTCGAGCCGACCGTGTGTCCTGTGAAG CTCTGCCGAAAGCCATGCAGGCCCCGTCTGCCATCCTGCAGCCCCGGCAGCACCCCAACAAGATGCCTCTGCTGCTGCCCGAGTCGGGAAggccagccctgtccccaggacACAGCCCTCCTCCGGGggccccagggcctcctgcaggaACCAGGACGACCCACCCGCCATCTCCCACCTCGCCACCACCCTCGTTCTTCCCTTCTGCTCCTACCCGGCTGCTGTCCACCCTGATGGCCACCTCAGGGCCTAGTGCTGCCCTGCTGAGGACCCCCaggcctccctccttcctccagggGGAGGTGGTAGGGACCCCTTCCTCACCAAGGGGCCCTGGGAGCCCGAGGCTGGCAGCCAGGCCCTCTCCCTGCTGGCACCTGGGAGCCGTGCATGAGTCGGGGAGCCACTGGACAGAGCCCAGGTGTTCCCAGTGCTGGTGTGAG GATGGACAGGTGACCTGCGGAGAGGTGAGATGTGAAGCTGCTTGCTCCCACCCGATTCCCCCCAGAGATGGGGGGTGCTGCCCCTTGTGCACAG GCTGCTTTTACAGGGGCTCCGTCAGAGCGGAAGGCGACGTGTTTTCACCTCCCAACGAGAACTGCACGGTCTGTGTCTGTCTG GCTGGAAACGTGTCCTGCATCTCCCCTGAGTGTCCTCCTGGCCCCTGTGAGACCCTCCCACAGTCAGATTGCTGTACTTGTGTCCCAG TGAGGTGCTATTTCCGCGGCCGTTGGTACGCAGACGGGGCAGTGTTCAGTGGGGGTGGTGACGACTGCACCACCTGTGTCTGCCAG cctccaggggcGCAGCGGGGAGCTCCCTCACTGGCCATGCCCTGGGCTCTCTTCCAGAAGGGGGAGGTGGAGTGTTCCTTCACACCATGTCCAGAGCTGGACTGCCCCCGAGAGGACCGGTGGCTGGGTCCTGGGCAGTGCTGCTTCACCTGCCGGGAGCCCACGCCCACCACAG GCTGCTCTCTGGACGACAACGGGGCTGAGTTTCCGATTGGACAGATCTGGTCACCTGGTGATCCCTGTGAGTTATGCATCTGCCAG GCAGATGGCTCGGTGAGCTGCCGGACGACAGACTGCGTGGACTCCTGCCCTCACCCCATCCGCATCCCCGGACAGTGCTGCCCAGACTGTTCTGCAG GCTGCACCTACATGGGCAGAATCTTCTACAACAACGAGACCTTCCCGTCGGCGCTGGACCCGTGTCTGAGCTGCATCTGCCTG CTGggctcggtggcctgttcgccagTGGACTGCCCTATCGCCTGCACCTACCCTTTCCACCCCGACGGCGAGTGCTGCCCGGTGTGCCGTG ACTGCAACTACGAGGGAAGGAAGGTGGTGAACGGCCAGGTGTTCACCTTGGACGATGAGCCCTGTACCCGCTGCACGTGCCAG CTGGGCGAGGTGAGCTGTGAGAAGGTCCCTTGCCAGCAGGCCTGCACCGACTCTTCCCTACCCCCGGGGGACTGCTGCTCCTCCTGCCCAG ATTCCGTTTTTCCTCTGGGAGAATCGCAGGGGCTCACCCCTCATGGCGACGTGGTACTGGGCAAAGCCGCTCGGAGTTCCCGCGGAGAcacccaggtgcccatcaactgCAGCTCCTGCCTGGCGCCCCCAAGGCCAGCGCTCCACCTCTTCCAGCTCCTCCGAAGAACGAACTTGTCCAACGTGCAGACTTCACCCACAGGCCCCTCAAAAGCCCAGGCCTCGCCCTCACCCTCTCTGAGGCCAGGGGAGCCCAGAGCCTCCTCGTCCCCTGGGCTCTCCCCAGGGCCTTCCGCCCCTTCAGAGCCCTCCACTCTACCTCCAGCCTCTTCAGGGGCTCATCGGCCACTTCGTGTTACTCCCGAGCGCTCCTTCTCAGCCTCTGGGGCCCAGACAGCGTCCAGGTGGCCTCTGCCTGCCACCCTCTTGACTGAAGCTTCAGCACCT